A single genomic interval of Pomacea canaliculata isolate SZHN2017 linkage group LG5, ASM307304v1, whole genome shotgun sequence harbors:
- the LOC112565241 gene encoding myeloperoxidase-like, translated as MWTTGQDWMRSWLSLSVTAILLTIGDGHYNTQYIEKKDDPHAWHHDEQHPVYNIFPTREDKVFKHPFAARRNSSKLSSSVSPSVSSEHMQNFVNASSQFHQDFMNMSSAKTGGNKNDEVNGGEIGQQKLESDSSSVSPRKFTLRTLTPDQGSWLRKSPDNVEPREKITVNQDESVTYYTNPADGKHLVLRRSPRSTQSRALTSGQGHFTNSGSSLRNNKKLVSSFPSTRQDGLQQFLLIVLKNPHLGAPKTLGVVAQGKREVPDVSQVTSRNVRPAEEVIVKVNDCSLLEEAASDITGQTRCLVVQRSIHTFTRKECEGREKTRTADGTCNNLLHPLKGSAFQPFKRYLPPAYSDGVGAPRNQSKRTNGQRQPMALPSPRLVSRTVHLVKDAPSDFSGLLMQFGQFLAHDLTGTPTVGDGGLSCCGEARLSSEACFPIDIPAGDTYFTDSTCMSFLRSLPATDHRNTPLRPREQRNEATSFLDGSVIYGSTDEQSQALREFRQGLLKSSSGDMPILQDDGSCNAEDKLCLKSGDIRVNEVPGLSALHVLFQRQHNRLAKELVALLPSVLSSSPAAVDEWVFQTARSILAAQMQHITYTLWLPLVLGRSTIQRQRLDDVLVTYDDNMDPAIANVFATAAFRFGHSLVPDFLKYGDEHVPLHQTFANPKFVRKDLEKVLEGLLATRAQSLDAFFVSTLRNRLFESIPRQGLDLVALNIQRGRDHGLPPYNVWRQFCGLPPLTGFDPVALGEASASLREVYMSVDDIDLFTGGIAEPPLEGALVGPTFACIIGRQFFDLKFGDRFFYQTPGVFTPDQLHFIQGSTLAAMMCANTAIKAVQRNPFVKESDENPRLPCSQLPTSLSLDAWRQDVNRMVQRLTRN; from the exons ATGTGGACAACAGGACAGGACTGGATGAGGTCTTGGCTTTCATTGAGTGTAACTGCCATCCTCTTGACAATCG gaGATGGACACTACAATACGCAGTATATTGAGAAAAAAGACGACCCTCATGCCTGGCATCATGATGAGCAACACCCAGTGTACAACATTTTTCCGACACGCGAAGACAAAGTCTTCAAACATCCTTTCGCTGCACGGCGCAACAGTTCAAAACTTTCATCTTCCGTCAGTCCATCAGTTTCTTCCGAGCACATGCAAAACTTTGTCAATGCTTCATCGCAATTTCATCAGGACTTCATGAACATGTCCTCTGCAAAGACTGGTGGCAACAAGAACGACGAAGTAAACGGCGGTGAGATTGGTCAGCAAAAGCTGGAGTCCGACTCAAGTTCAGTGTCACCGAGAAAATTTACACTACGAACTCTGACCCCAGACCAAGGCAGCTGGCTAAGAAAAAGTCCCGACAATGTTGAACCTCGCGAGAAAATTACAGTAAATCAGGATGAGTCAGTGACATATTACACCAACCCGGCAGATGGAAAGCATCTTGTTCTTCGACGATCACCGAGGTCTACTCAAAGTCGTGCCCTGACTTCAGGTCAAGGACATTTTACGAACTCTGGAAGTTCTCTCAGGAATAATAAGAAGCTGGTTTCCAGCTTCCCAAGCACTCGACAAGACGGTTTACAGCAATTTCTTCTCATCGTGTTAAAAAACCCACACCTGGGTGCGCCCAAAACTCTCGGGGTGGTTGCTCAAGGAAAGCGGGAGGTCCCGGATGTGAGTCAGGTGACTTCAAGAAACGTTCGCCCTGCAGAAGAGGTTATAGTAAAGGTCAACGACTGCTCGCTGCTGGAAGAAGCTGCCTCAGATATTACCGGACAAACACGATGCTTGGTTGTTCAAAGAAGCATTCACACGTTTACTCGCAAG GAATGTGAAGGACGTGAGAAAACGAGGACAGCAGATGGCACGTGCAACAACCTTCTCCACCCGCTCAAGGGGTCGGCCTTCCAGCCCTTTAAACGCTATCTCCCACCTGCATACTCTGATG GTGTCGGGGCTCCCCGAAATCAAAGCAAGCGAACGAACGGTCAGAGACAACCCATGGCGCTGCCAAGTCCTCGTCTTGTTTCCAGAACAGTTCATTTAGTCAAG GATGCACCTAGTGACTTCAGTGGTCTACTGATGCAGTTTGGACAGTTCTTGGCTCACGACCTAACGGGCACGCCCACTGTAGGAG atggAGGACTTAGCTGTTGCGGAGAAGCAAGACTTTCCAG TGAGGCATGTTTTCCCATCGACATACCGGCGGGAGACACATATTTTACAGACAGCACGTGCATGAGTTTTCTTCGTTCTCTTCCTGCAACCGACCACAGAAATACTCCGCTAA ggcCACGTGAGCAGCGTAACGAGGCGACATCGTTCCTCGATGGCTCAGTGATATACGGCAGCACAGATGAGCAGTCACAAGCCTTGCGAGAGTTTCGACAAG GTCTCTTAAAATCGAGCAGTGGGGACATGCCGATACTACAGGATGATGGATCCTGCAATGCTGAGGATAAACTTTGTCTAAAATCAG GAGATATTCGTGTCAACGAGGTGCCAGGGTTGAGTGCACTGCACGTGCTGTTTCAGAGACAGCACAACCGTCTTGCCAAGGAGCTGGTCGCCCTGTTGCCCTCGGTCCTCTCCTCGTCTCCAGCAGCGGTGGACGAGTGGGTTTTCCAGACGGCACGCAGCATCCTAGCAGCACAGATGCAGCACATCACATACACTTTGTGGTTGCCGCTGGTGCTGGGACGCTCCACTATCCAGAGACAGCGGCTGGACGACGTCCTGGTCACGTACGACGACAACATGGACCCTGCAATAGCCAACGTCTTCGCCACGGCCGCCTTTCGGTTCGGACATTCGCTGGTGCCGGACTTCCTGAAATATGGAGACGAACATGTTCCCCTTCACCAAACCTTTGCAAATCCAAAATTCGTCCGTAAAGATCTAGAAAAG GTACTGGAAGGTCTTTTGGCGACACGTGCACAATCCCTAGACGCCTTCTTCGTGTCCACCCTGCGCAACCGTCTGTTTGAGAGCATCCCTCGACAGGGGCTGGATCTGGTGGCACTCAACATACAACGAGGGCGGGACCACGGGCTGCCACCTTACAATGTCTGGCGACAATTCTGTGGACTGCCGCCCCTCACAGGTTTCGATCCCGTGGCTCTCGGAGAAGCCTCGGCTTCACTTCGCGAGGTCTACAT GAGTGTTGATGACATCGATCTGTTTACTGGTGGTATTGCCGAGCCGCCGCTAGAGGGCGCGCTTGTCGGACCTACCTTTGCTTGCATCATAGGCAGACAGTTCTTTGACCTGAAGTTCGGTGATCGATTCTTTTATCAAACACCTGGAGTATTCACACCTG